One genomic segment of Microbacterium maritypicum includes these proteins:
- a CDS encoding RecQ family ATP-dependent DNA helicase, protein MTSVASTDTREAARAALRELVGRSDADFHDGQYEAIEALVEGRRRALVAQRTGWGKSAVYFVATLLLRRQGAGPTVLVSPLLALMRDQIAAAERAGVRAVAINSTNAHEWTDVLGQLDRDEVDVLLVSPERLNNPAFREQQLPALVRRIGMLVVDEAHCISDWGHDFRPDYRRLRDLIAQMPADVPVLATTATANSRVVADVAEQLGSLQAGGDLRGDSGAEPVLTIRGPLARTSLRLGVLRLRDSASRLAWLLSHLDDLPGSGIIYTLTVAAAVDTARLLRDHGHDVRAYTGQTDTEERAESEGMLKRNEVKALVATSALGMGFDKPDLGFVLHLGAPSSPVAYYQQVGRAGRASESADVLLLPGVEDRDIWHYFATASMPDRERAERVIDALGDAPISTPALEAMVDIRRTPLELLLKVLDVDGAVRRVQGGWVATGEPWTYDAERYERIAAERLAEQQHMIEYEQTDGCRMEFLQRSLDDDTAAPCGRCDNCAGGWFPREIGESASTQAAESLDRVGIPIEPRRAWPTGADRLEVPVKGRIPADEQAGEGRALARLTDLGWGGALREIFAAGAPDAAVTPQLLQACIRVLAGWGWEERPVAVVAMPSRSHPLLVDALARGLADVGRLPYLGALDPVAGGPTGGPGGNSVFRLAGLWDRFSAQHLDVPSGPVLLVDDLVDSRWTMTVAARVLRQAGATQVLPFALALRG, encoded by the coding sequence ATGACCTCCGTAGCCTCTACCGACACTCGCGAGGCCGCCCGCGCGGCGCTGCGCGAGCTCGTCGGCCGCTCAGACGCCGACTTCCACGACGGCCAGTACGAGGCGATCGAGGCGCTCGTCGAAGGGCGCCGCCGCGCGCTGGTGGCGCAGCGCACCGGCTGGGGCAAGTCGGCGGTCTATTTCGTCGCGACGCTGCTGCTGCGGCGTCAGGGGGCGGGGCCGACCGTGCTCGTGTCGCCGCTGCTGGCGCTCATGCGCGACCAGATCGCGGCCGCCGAGCGTGCAGGGGTGCGTGCGGTCGCGATCAACTCCACCAATGCGCACGAGTGGACCGACGTGCTCGGGCAGCTCGACCGCGACGAGGTCGACGTCCTGCTGGTCTCGCCGGAGAGGCTCAACAACCCGGCCTTCCGTGAGCAGCAGCTGCCGGCGCTCGTTCGCCGCATCGGGATGCTCGTCGTCGACGAGGCGCACTGCATCAGCGACTGGGGCCACGATTTCCGCCCCGACTACCGGCGGCTGCGCGACCTGATCGCCCAGATGCCCGCCGATGTGCCGGTGCTCGCGACCACCGCGACGGCGAACAGCCGGGTCGTGGCGGATGTGGCGGAGCAGCTCGGCAGCCTCCAGGCGGGTGGCGATCTGCGCGGCGATTCCGGAGCAGAGCCGGTGCTCACGATCCGCGGACCGCTCGCGCGTACCTCGCTGCGCCTCGGCGTGCTGCGCCTGCGCGATTCGGCGAGCCGCCTCGCGTGGCTGCTGAGCCACCTCGACGATCTTCCCGGTTCCGGCATCATCTACACGCTGACCGTCGCGGCTGCCGTCGACACCGCCCGCCTGCTGCGAGATCACGGGCACGACGTGCGGGCCTACACCGGGCAGACCGACACCGAGGAGCGCGCCGAGTCCGAGGGCATGCTCAAGCGCAACGAGGTCAAGGCTCTGGTCGCCACGAGCGCGCTGGGCATGGGCTTCGACAAACCCGATCTGGGATTCGTGCTGCACCTCGGAGCGCCGTCGTCTCCCGTGGCGTACTACCAGCAGGTGGGTCGTGCCGGCCGTGCGAGTGAGAGCGCCGACGTGCTGCTGCTGCCGGGGGTCGAAGACCGCGACATCTGGCACTACTTCGCGACGGCCTCGATGCCGGATCGGGAACGCGCGGAGCGAGTGATCGACGCGCTCGGCGATGCGCCGATCTCGACGCCGGCGCTCGAGGCGATGGTCGACATCCGCCGCACGCCGCTGGAGCTGCTGCTGAAGGTGCTCGACGTCGACGGTGCGGTCCGGCGCGTGCAGGGGGGATGGGTCGCGACCGGTGAGCCGTGGACCTACGACGCCGAACGCTACGAGCGCATCGCCGCCGAGCGCCTCGCCGAGCAGCAGCACATGATCGAGTACGAGCAGACCGACGGATGCCGCATGGAGTTCCTGCAGCGGTCGCTCGACGACGACACGGCGGCGCCCTGCGGGAGGTGCGACAACTGCGCGGGCGGGTGGTTCCCGCGCGAGATCGGCGAGTCCGCGAGCACGCAGGCGGCGGAGTCGCTCGACCGCGTCGGCATCCCGATCGAGCCTCGGCGCGCATGGCCGACCGGTGCCGATCGGCTCGAGGTGCCGGTCAAGGGACGCATCCCCGCCGACGAGCAGGCGGGGGAGGGGCGGGCGCTCGCGCGTCTCACCGACCTGGGCTGGGGAGGGGCACTACGCGAGATCTTCGCCGCCGGTGCGCCCGACGCCGCGGTGACGCCCCAGCTGCTCCAGGCCTGCATCCGGGTTCTCGCCGGATGGGGGTGGGAGGAGCGCCCCGTCGCCGTCGTCGCCATGCCCTCGCGTTCGCATCCGCTGCTGGTCGATGCGCTCGCCCGAGGGCTCGCCGACGTCGGCCGCCTGCCGTATCTCGGCGCGCTCGACCCTGTCGCGGGTGGGCCCACCGGAGGGCCGGGCGGGAACAGCGTCTTCCGCCTCGCCGGGCTCTGGGACCGCTTCAGCGCTCAGCACCTCGACGTGCCCTCTGGTCCTGTGCTGCTCGTCGACGATCTGGTCGACAGCCGGTGGACGATGACGGTCGCTGCCCGTGTGCTCCGTCAGGCCGGGGCGACCCAGGTGCTGCCGTTCGCCCTGGCGCTGCGCGGTTGA
- a CDS encoding IclR family transcriptional regulator, whose product MIQAIDRAAKVLELLQGARHLGITDLAAALNLPPSTVHGIVKSLRSHGLVAKERGGQRYMLGPTLLRLSNVYLDTLDVRARAMRWTQELARRTDLSVRLGAPHFTDVLVIHHNLRPDDSQQMLETGVAIPAHASAMGKVLLAYDQGFQQSVFEQPLRSLTGDTVTDLARLTLELPAIAERGMAGEFDEAVLGESSIAAPVADASNAIVAAVAVVLPTSQTPASDAILNALRETARNISRELGATTWPPRVAPADD is encoded by the coding sequence GTGATCCAGGCGATCGATCGCGCGGCGAAGGTCCTCGAACTGCTCCAGGGAGCACGCCACCTCGGCATCACCGACCTCGCCGCGGCCCTCAACCTGCCGCCGTCGACCGTGCACGGGATCGTGAAGTCGCTGCGTTCGCACGGACTCGTCGCGAAGGAGCGGGGTGGTCAGCGCTACATGCTCGGTCCGACCCTGCTGCGCCTGAGCAACGTCTATCTCGACACCCTCGACGTGCGAGCGCGGGCGATGCGATGGACGCAGGAGCTCGCGCGCCGCACCGACCTCTCGGTGCGCCTGGGCGCCCCGCACTTCACCGACGTGCTCGTGATCCACCACAATCTGCGCCCGGATGACAGTCAGCAGATGCTCGAGACCGGGGTCGCCATCCCCGCCCACGCCTCGGCGATGGGCAAGGTGCTCCTCGCCTACGACCAGGGATTCCAGCAGAGCGTCTTCGAACAGCCGCTGCGCAGCCTCACCGGCGACACGGTGACCGACCTCGCCCGCCTCACCCTGGAGCTGCCGGCCATCGCCGAACGCGGCATGGCCGGGGAGTTCGACGAAGCGGTGCTCGGCGAGTCGTCGATCGCGGCCCCCGTCGCCGATGCCTCGAACGCCATCGTCGCCGCCGTCGCCGTGGTGCTGCCGACCTCGCAGACGCCCGCCTCGGATGCGATCCTCAACGCCCTGCGCGAGACGGCCCGCAACATCTCGCGCGAGCTCGGCGCCACCACGTGGCCGCCGCGCGTCGCCCCGGCCGATGACTGA
- the dhaK gene encoding dihydroxyacetone kinase subunit DhaK, which translates to MKKLINAPEDVLVESLKGVALAHPELSVDLDNHAITRATPKAQGKVAIVSGGGSGHEPLHGGFVGTGMLDAAVAGEVFTSPTPDRVQVATKAVDRGAGVLHIVKNYTGDVLNFEMAAELASMEGIEVGSVIVDDDVAVQDSLYTAGRRGVGLTVLLEKIVGAAAEEGRDLAAVVELAKKVNGQGRSMGMALTSCTVPAAGKPTFDLPDDQMEIGIGIHGEPGRHREPLAPASEIARQLVEPILADIDATGPAIVMLNGMGATPLIELYLMYGEVAALLEKSGVQVARNLVGNYITSLDMAGCSVTLLKADDELLRLWDAPVNTPGLRWGV; encoded by the coding sequence ATGAAGAAGCTCATCAACGCCCCGGAAGACGTTCTCGTCGAATCCCTGAAGGGCGTCGCGCTCGCTCATCCCGAGCTCTCCGTCGACCTCGACAACCACGCCATCACCCGCGCCACCCCCAAGGCGCAGGGCAAGGTCGCCATCGTCTCCGGTGGTGGCTCCGGCCACGAGCCGCTGCACGGCGGCTTCGTCGGCACCGGGATGCTGGATGCGGCTGTGGCCGGTGAGGTGTTCACATCGCCCACCCCCGACCGCGTGCAGGTGGCCACCAAGGCCGTGGATCGCGGAGCCGGTGTGCTCCACATCGTCAAGAACTACACCGGTGACGTGCTGAACTTCGAGATGGCCGCCGAGCTCGCCTCCATGGAGGGGATCGAGGTCGGCAGCGTCATCGTCGACGACGATGTCGCGGTGCAGGACTCGCTCTACACGGCCGGACGCCGCGGGGTGGGTCTCACCGTGCTGCTGGAGAAGATCGTCGGTGCGGCCGCGGAGGAGGGGCGCGACCTCGCCGCCGTGGTCGAGCTCGCCAAGAAGGTGAACGGACAGGGCCGCTCGATGGGCATGGCTCTCACCAGCTGCACGGTCCCTGCTGCGGGCAAGCCCACGTTCGACCTCCCGGACGACCAGATGGAGATCGGCATCGGCATCCACGGCGAACCGGGTCGTCATCGCGAACCCCTCGCCCCGGCGTCCGAGATCGCCCGGCAGCTGGTCGAGCCGATCCTCGCCGACATCGATGCCACAGGGCCCGCGATCGTGATGCTCAACGGCATGGGCGCGACGCCGCTCATCGAGCTGTATCTCATGTACGGCGAGGTCGCAGCGCTTCTCGAGAAGTCCGGCGTGCAGGTGGCCAGGAACCTCGTCGGCAACTACATCACCTCGCTCGACATGGCCGGATGCTCGGTGACGCTGCTCAAGGCCGATGATGAGCTGCTGCGGTTGTGGGATGCCCCGGTGAACACCCCCGGTCTGCGGTGGGGCGTCTGA
- the dhaL gene encoding dihydroxyacetone kinase subunit DhaL, with protein MAVVDTVVLTDWVSRFGAAVTEKRDWLTELDSAIGDADHGANMARGMSAVGEKLSAGAPGTVDELLKTVGMTLVSSVGGASGPLYGTFFLRMGMAAGPVTALDGPALAAALRAGLDGIVARGKAEAGDKTMFDAMAPAVDAMDAALAAGASVPDAAKAAADAAAAGRDATLPLVARKGRASYLGERSAGHLDPGAASTAILFDTLAAAVADDA; from the coding sequence ATGGCCGTGGTCGACACCGTCGTGCTCACCGACTGGGTCTCCCGGTTCGGTGCGGCCGTCACCGAGAAGCGCGACTGGCTCACCGAACTCGACTCGGCCATCGGCGACGCCGACCACGGAGCCAACATGGCTCGCGGCATGAGCGCCGTCGGCGAGAAGCTCTCCGCCGGAGCGCCAGGAACGGTCGATGAGCTGCTGAAGACCGTCGGGATGACTCTCGTCAGCTCCGTCGGCGGAGCCAGCGGACCCCTCTACGGAACGTTCTTCCTGAGGATGGGGATGGCGGCGGGGCCGGTGACCGCCCTCGACGGCCCCGCTCTCGCGGCCGCGCTGCGGGCAGGACTCGACGGCATCGTCGCGCGGGGCAAGGCCGAAGCGGGGGACAAGACCATGTTCGACGCGATGGCGCCAGCGGTCGACGCGATGGACGCCGCGCTCGCCGCGGGGGCATCGGTCCCGGACGCGGCCAAGGCCGCCGCTGACGCGGCCGCGGCCGGACGCGACGCCACTCTGCCTCTCGTCGCCCGCAAGGGCAGGGCGAGCTACCTCGGGGAGCGCAGCGCCGGGCACCTCGACCCGGGGGCGGCATCGACCGCGATCCTCTTCGACACGCTCGCCGCGGCGGTCGCGGACGACGCCTGA